From Salinirubellus salinus, the proteins below share one genomic window:
- a CDS encoding 30S ribosomal protein S14 produces MTRDTPKRDSRTEQANEARDDDRHVCRMTGREQGLVGKYDIWLCRQSFRELAPKMGFTKYD; encoded by the coding sequence ATGACCCGAGATACTCCGAAGAGAGACAGCCGAACCGAGCAAGCAAACGAGGCGAGAGACGACGACCGACACGTCTGTCGGATGACGGGCCGCGAACAGGGTCTCGTCGGGAAGTACGACATCTGGCTCTGTCGGCAGTCGTTCCGTGAACTGGCTCCGAAGATGGGATTCACAAAATATGACTGA
- a CDS encoding nucleoside recognition domain-containing protein — translation MTDTPGLTGNVPSTDDDGKETVVVVGKESVGKSELVAGLSGTTPKTGNFRGTTVDVERYESDEFVFVDTPGILLGTDTETTRTAISAVEATETVLLVVRATNIDDDLGDLLPLVQGKVGAIAVTFWDKVENQPEAREKLNALADDLGVPLAPVDARNVSPVATDGGDAAIDGGDRNQLVSVLHDADEFPGRVDRQTGIHLDPPETVLEHPLLGPLVSIALLLLPAAAAVHFANAAAAELSPRVGTLLEPAVQWANALPGPLAAVLGGDYGLLSMGPFLFVWAGPTILIFAVFMAVYKQSGLVTRITASLHPHLRRVGLTGRDLVRVVMGFGCNVPAVTSTRGCSDCTRRTTVSAIGFGSACSYQFPATLAVFAAVEMPWLVLPYLGVLTTTTLVYARLIAPERARTSSLATENRAFLQWPTWQSVWRETRTVIRSFFLKALPVFAGIVLAASLLDYLGVLDVIGEALGPVMGLFNLPGETALVVVLGSIRKDGLLLLQSDGLSATLSAMTPVQVLTAVYLAGVLLPCLVTAITVAKELSPRYAGRMLLRQAAAATGFSLLIGWGGAVLF, via the coding sequence ATGACTGACACACCGGGCCTCACAGGTAACGTCCCATCGACGGACGACGACGGAAAGGAAACCGTCGTGGTCGTCGGTAAAGAGAGCGTCGGGAAGTCGGAACTCGTCGCTGGCCTCTCCGGGACGACGCCGAAGACTGGGAACTTCCGGGGAACGACCGTCGACGTCGAGCGATACGAGTCGGACGAGTTCGTCTTCGTCGATACACCCGGCATCCTGCTCGGGACGGACACCGAGACCACCCGAACGGCGATCAGCGCCGTCGAAGCAACCGAGACCGTGTTACTCGTCGTTCGCGCGACGAACATCGACGACGACCTCGGAGACCTGCTGCCGCTGGTGCAGGGAAAAGTCGGCGCGATCGCGGTGACGTTCTGGGACAAGGTCGAGAATCAGCCAGAGGCGCGTGAAAAATTGAACGCGCTCGCCGACGATCTCGGCGTCCCGCTCGCGCCGGTGGACGCGCGAAACGTCTCCCCCGTCGCAACTGACGGCGGGGACGCTGCGATCGACGGAGGTGACCGAAATCAACTGGTCAGCGTGCTTCACGACGCCGACGAGTTCCCAGGTCGGGTCGACCGGCAAACGGGAATTCATCTCGATCCCCCGGAGACGGTTCTCGAGCATCCGCTTCTCGGCCCGTTAGTCAGTATTGCCTTGCTCCTGTTGCCCGCCGCGGCCGCAGTCCACTTCGCAAACGCTGCGGCGGCCGAACTCTCCCCCCGAGTGGGTACGCTCTTGGAACCCGCGGTCCAGTGGGCCAACGCTCTTCCAGGACCGCTCGCAGCAGTTCTGGGTGGCGACTACGGCCTGCTCTCGATGGGACCGTTCCTGTTCGTCTGGGCTGGGCCGACCATCCTCATCTTCGCGGTCTTCATGGCCGTCTACAAGCAGAGCGGACTCGTCACGCGAATCACCGCCTCACTCCATCCACACCTTCGGCGCGTGGGGCTCACCGGTCGGGACCTCGTTCGTGTGGTGATGGGATTCGGGTGTAACGTCCCGGCGGTCACCAGCACTCGAGGCTGTTCGGATTGTACGCGCCGAACGACCGTCTCGGCGATCGGGTTCGGGTCGGCCTGTTCCTACCAGTTCCCAGCGACGCTCGCCGTGTTCGCAGCCGTCGAGATGCCGTGGCTCGTCCTCCCGTATCTCGGGGTTCTCACGACCACGACGCTCGTCTACGCGCGTCTAATCGCACCCGAGCGTGCGCGAACGTCGTCACTCGCAACCGAGAACCGTGCGTTCCTCCAGTGGCCGACCTGGCAGTCAGTATGGCGCGAGACCAGAACCGTGATTCGGAGTTTCTTCCTGAAGGCGCTCCCTGTCTTCGCCGGGATCGTCCTCGCCGCATCACTGCTCGATTATCTCGGCGTCTTAGACGTGATTGGAGAGGCACTCGGACCAGTGATGGGGCTGTTCAACCTCCCCGGTGAGACAGCACTCGTCGTGGTTCTGGGGTCGATCCGCAAGGACGGTTTGCTCCTGTTACAGTCGGATGGCCTCAGCGCGACGCTGTCCGCGATGACGCCCGTGCAGGTACTGACGGCCGTCTACCTCGCGGGAGTATTGCTTCCGTGTCTGGTGACGGCGATCACGGTCGCGAAGGAACTCTCCCCGAGGTACGCTGGTCGGATGCTGCTCCGGCAGGCAGCAGCTGCGACCGGCTTCTCGCTACTCATCGGATGGGGCGGTGCTGTCCTCTTCTAG
- a CDS encoding DUF7124 domain-containing protein, translating to MTLAFELAALRQVREPQAVVVDARRWARNVGLVSTGSCTAHAFSAEHLIRRDFQVAPTTSSFQHLSSRHTTERHVLVGEAPDRPDYLPQHHWEYFALADAASAAGWEIENKETTSRIQLTSWLARVLRSLG from the coding sequence ATGACGCTCGCGTTCGAGCTTGCGGCGCTTCGGCAGGTTCGTGAGCCACAGGCGGTGGTCGTCGATGCACGCCGATGGGCGCGAAACGTCGGTCTCGTCTCGACCGGGTCCTGCACCGCTCACGCCTTCAGTGCCGAGCACCTCATTCGTCGAGACTTCCAGGTCGCGCCGACCACCTCGAGCTTCCAGCACCTCTCTAGCCGGCACACGACCGAGAGACATGTTCTGGTCGGAGAGGCTCCCGACCGTCCCGATTACCTCCCTCAGCATCACTGGGAGTATTTCGCTCTCGCAGACGCTGCGAGTGCTGCTGGCTGGGAAATCGAGAATAAAGAAACCACGTCACGGATACAATTGACCTCCTGGTTGGCTCGTGTACTCAGGAGCTTAGGATGA
- a CDS encoding cupin domain-containing protein, translating into MSYRKVNYEDVEQVSDAKHFLSEPLGCRQVGVTFSRCPPGWNSEPHDHVDDEHEEVYVLVSGAAEVQIDQESVPVEEGDAVWIAPEATRQIRNGEEESAFVLISAPEFDSSGSSGDAWDITGVNG; encoded by the coding sequence ATGAGCTATCGGAAGGTGAACTACGAGGACGTCGAACAGGTTTCGGATGCGAAGCATTTCCTCAGTGAACCGCTCGGCTGTCGACAGGTTGGCGTGACGTTCTCTCGATGCCCTCCAGGATGGAACAGTGAACCGCACGACCACGTCGATGATGAGCACGAGGAAGTTTACGTGCTGGTCAGCGGGGCTGCAGAAGTCCAAATCGATCAAGAATCGGTGCCTGTTGAAGAGGGAGATGCCGTCTGGATCGCGCCCGAGGCAACGAGGCAGATCAGGAACGGTGAGGAAGAAAGTGCCTTCGTCCTGATTAGCGCCCCCGAATTTGATTCCTCCGGGAGTTCGGGTGATGCCTGGGACATCACTGGGGTCAACGGATAG
- the mutS gene encoding DNA mismatch repair protein MutS, with product MADGIVGEFFDLKQGAEADLLAMQMGDFYEFFGDDAETVGAELDLKVSKRSSGGENYSMAGVPVDDLTPYLKALVERGYRVAVADQFEDGGDIERRVARVVTPGTLVDPTDTDARYLATVVREGDRVGLAFLDVTTGQFRATAVTGPDARERALTELYRFAPTELLPGPELRNDDAFLTRARERVDTTLTLHDAEAFAPGRARHTLREQFGAAAESVGLDDASGADAVATRAAGAALAYVDETGVGVLASVTRIGTYDPDEQVTLDATTQRNLELVETMTGAGQSLLDTVDHTETAAGGRLLKEWLTRPLQRRGELARRQSGVAALAADAMARERLHELLSGASDLERLASRSVSGSADAGALLRVRDTLALLPELDAALDTERLRESPAAGVLESVDREAAADLRETLAEALAEDPPNTVTQGGLLCRGFDDELDELVERHESALEWVETLAEREKRETGLSRLSVDRNKTDGYYVQVGKSQADDVPERYEAIKTLKNSERFVTPELREKEREILRLEEARGELEYELFRELRERVAERADLLQSVGRAVAELDTLASLATHAVRNDWTRPELTDSDDLDVTAGRHPVVEQDVEFVPNDLRMCTDTDDERRFLVVTGPNMSGKSTYMRQSALIVLLAQVGSFVPADRATVGLVDGIYTRVGALDELAQGRSTFMVEMQELSNILHSATEDSLVILDEVGRGTATYDGISIAWAATEYLSSAQSNVASPKVLFATHYHELTGLAEHIDGVENVHVAAEERDGDVTFLRSVVDGATDRSYGIHVAELAGVPDPVVSRAREVLRRLREDEAIDVLGSEREGGETQQVVFDLGTGQFSGGGRRDAPPDGRAATADGGKDDALDPATESVLDELRGTDVNETPPVELLAKVQEWQSRLEEE from the coding sequence ATGGCAGACGGTATCGTCGGCGAGTTCTTCGACCTGAAACAGGGGGCCGAGGCGGACCTGCTGGCGATGCAGATGGGCGACTTCTACGAGTTCTTCGGTGACGACGCCGAGACGGTCGGCGCCGAGTTGGACCTGAAGGTGTCGAAACGCTCCTCGGGCGGCGAGAACTACTCGATGGCCGGCGTGCCGGTCGACGACCTCACGCCGTACCTGAAGGCGCTGGTCGAGCGTGGCTACCGGGTCGCCGTCGCGGACCAGTTCGAGGACGGCGGGGACATCGAGCGCCGCGTCGCACGGGTCGTGACCCCGGGGACGCTGGTCGACCCCACGGACACCGACGCGCGCTACCTCGCCACCGTCGTCCGCGAGGGCGACCGCGTCGGTCTCGCGTTCCTCGACGTGACGACAGGGCAGTTCCGGGCGACGGCCGTGACCGGCCCGGACGCCCGCGAGCGCGCCCTGACCGAGCTCTACCGATTCGCCCCCACGGAACTCCTCCCCGGCCCCGAGTTGCGCAACGACGACGCGTTCCTCACTCGCGCCAGAGAGCGCGTCGACACCACCCTCACCCTCCACGACGCCGAGGCGTTCGCGCCGGGACGGGCGCGTCACACCCTCCGCGAGCAGTTCGGGGCGGCCGCCGAGAGCGTCGGCCTCGACGACGCTTCGGGCGCCGATGCGGTGGCGACGCGGGCCGCCGGCGCGGCGCTCGCGTACGTCGACGAGACGGGCGTCGGGGTGCTCGCCTCGGTCACCCGCATCGGCACGTACGACCCGGACGAGCAGGTGACGCTCGACGCCACCACCCAGCGCAACCTCGAACTCGTCGAGACGATGACCGGGGCGGGGCAGTCCCTCCTCGACACGGTCGACCACACCGAGACGGCAGCGGGCGGTCGCCTGCTGAAGGAGTGGCTCACCCGGCCGCTCCAGCGTCGCGGTGAACTCGCCCGCCGGCAGTCCGGCGTGGCCGCGCTGGCGGCCGACGCGATGGCCCGCGAGCGACTCCACGAACTCCTCTCGGGGGCCTCGGACCTCGAACGACTGGCCTCCCGGTCGGTGAGCGGGAGCGCCGACGCCGGCGCGCTGTTGCGGGTCCGGGACACGCTGGCGCTCCTCCCAGAACTGGACGCCGCGCTGGACACCGAGCGACTCCGCGAGTCCCCGGCCGCGGGCGTCCTCGAATCGGTCGACCGCGAGGCCGCCGCCGACCTGCGTGAGACGCTGGCCGAGGCGCTGGCCGAGGACCCCCCGAACACGGTGACGCAGGGTGGCCTCCTGTGCCGCGGGTTCGACGACGAACTCGACGAGCTGGTCGAGCGCCACGAGAGCGCGCTGGAGTGGGTAGAGACGCTCGCCGAGCGCGAGAAACGCGAGACAGGCCTCTCGCGGCTCTCGGTCGACCGGAACAAGACGGACGGCTACTACGTGCAGGTGGGCAAGAGTCAGGCCGACGACGTCCCCGAACGGTACGAGGCCATCAAGACGCTGAAGAACTCAGAGCGGTTCGTCACGCCCGAACTCCGGGAGAAAGAACGCGAGATACTCAGGCTGGAGGAGGCCCGCGGGGAACTGGAGTACGAACTCTTTCGGGAACTGCGCGAGCGGGTGGCCGAGCGGGCCGACCTGCTCCAGTCGGTCGGTCGGGCCGTCGCGGAACTGGACACGCTGGCGTCGCTGGCGACCCACGCCGTGCGCAACGACTGGACCCGCCCCGAGTTGACGGACAGTGACGACCTGGACGTGACCGCCGGTCGGCACCCGGTCGTGGAGCAGGACGTCGAGTTCGTGCCGAACGACCTCCGGATGTGTACGGATACCGACGACGAGCGCCGCTTCCTCGTCGTCACCGGGCCGAACATGAGCGGGAAGTCGACCTACATGCGCCAGTCGGCGCTGATCGTGCTGCTCGCGCAGGTGGGTAGTTTCGTCCCTGCCGACCGCGCGACGGTGGGGCTCGTCGACGGCATCTACACCCGCGTCGGCGCGCTCGACGAACTCGCACAGGGCCGCTCGACGTTCATGGTCGAGATGCAGGAGCTCTCGAACATCCTGCACTCCGCGACCGAGGACTCACTGGTAATTCTGGACGAGGTGGGCAGAGGGACCGCGACGTACGACGGCATCAGTATCGCGTGGGCCGCGACCGAGTACCTCTCGTCCGCCCAGTCGAACGTCGCCTCGCCGAAGGTGCTGTTCGCCACGCACTATCACGAACTGACCGGGCTCGCAGAACACATCGACGGCGTCGAGAACGTCCACGTCGCCGCCGAAGAGCGCGACGGGGACGTCACCTTCCTCCGGTCGGTCGTCGACGGGGCGACGGACCGCTCGTACGGGATTCACGTCGCGGAGCTGGCCGGTGTCCCCGACCCGGTCGTCTCACGAGCCCGCGAGGTGCTCCGCCGGCTCCGCGAGGACGAAGCGATCGACGTCCTCGGCAGCGAGCGCGAGGGCGGTGAGACCCAGCAGGTCGTGTTCGACCTCGGGACCGGCCAGTTCTCGGGCGGCGGGCGGCGCGACGCGCCGCCGGACGGACGAGCGGCGACCGCTGATGGGGGGAAAGATGACGCACTCGACCCGGCGACCGAATCCGTGCTAGATGAACTTCGTGGGACGGATGTCAACGAAACACCCCCGGTAGAACTGCTCGCAAAAGTGCAGGAGTGGCAGTCCCGGCTAGAAGAGGAGTGA
- a CDS encoding SDR family oxidoreductase, translating into MTEGPLSAQTAVVTGASSGIGRETARVLAREGANVVLAARREERLHEVADDLEAAHDAETLVVPTDVRDEDAVADLVDAAAAQFGDLDVVVANAGLARGSDVESMTSEAYRAMQDTNTDGVFFLTRAAIPYLKESGGHLIYVGSYAGEYPRPYNPVYAATKWWLRGFAKSVSGQVGEDDVGVTVVNPAAVRTEFDLDGTSQAERFAPGEVVEPAEVAEAIAFAAEQSPSMVHELSLYERDKLTGL; encoded by the coding sequence ATGACCGAGGGACCCCTCTCAGCGCAGACGGCGGTGGTGACGGGCGCGAGTTCCGGTATCGGGCGGGAGACGGCCCGCGTCCTCGCCCGTGAGGGCGCGAACGTGGTGCTGGCGGCCCGTCGTGAGGAGCGCCTACACGAGGTGGCCGACGACCTTGAGGCGGCCCACGACGCCGAGACGCTCGTCGTCCCCACGGACGTCCGCGACGAGGACGCGGTCGCCGACCTCGTGGACGCCGCAGCCGCCCAGTTCGGTGACCTCGACGTGGTGGTCGCCAACGCCGGGCTCGCCCGCGGGAGCGACGTCGAGTCGATGACGAGCGAGGCGTACCGCGCGATGCAGGACACCAACACCGACGGGGTGTTCTTCCTCACCCGCGCGGCCATCCCGTACCTGAAGGAGTCCGGTGGCCACCTGATCTACGTCGGGTCGTACGCCGGCGAGTACCCACGGCCGTACAACCCGGTGTACGCGGCGACGAAGTGGTGGCTACGCGGGTTCGCCAAGTCCGTCTCCGGGCAGGTCGGCGAGGACGACGTGGGCGTCACCGTCGTCAACCCCGCCGCGGTGCGGACGGAGTTCGACCTCGACGGGACGAGTCAGGCCGAACGGTTCGCCCCCGGCGAGGTGGTCGAACCCGCCGAGGTGGCCGAGGCCATCGCGTTCGCCGCCGAGCAGTCGCCGTCGATGGTCCACGAACTGAGCCTCTACGAGCGCGACAAGCTCACCGGGCTCTGA
- a CDS encoding MBL fold metallo-hydrolase, whose translation MSDDAITAADLQRRLDAGEQVTLLDIRNREEVDAWKLDGPTVDRVEVPYVKFVSAQVTGGVTDLVPDVEGPLVAVCPRGEASDEVAAMLREAGVDAVNLAGGMEAYARVYEATELPSDATGDATVVQYRRPSSGCLAYLVVSGSDALVVDPLRAFADRYAADATDYGAELRYAVDTHVHADHVSGLRDVAAATGAAPVMSARAVERGVTFDVETVGDGDTLRIGETEVEVVATPGHTTGMVSLRVGEVLLTGDGLFARGVPRPDLQEGAEGAEEYARELHRTLTERLARFDDGTLVAPGHYTPGDVPSADGSYTARLGDLRESLSVFSEDREAFVERVLADVPPRPANFEEIIEANLGRAELAADEAFEVELGPNNCAAAAD comes from the coding sequence ATGAGCGACGACGCCATCACCGCGGCCGACCTCCAGCGACGGCTGGACGCCGGCGAGCAGGTGACGCTGCTCGACATCAGGAACCGCGAGGAGGTCGACGCCTGGAAGCTCGACGGCCCGACCGTCGACCGGGTCGAGGTGCCGTACGTGAAGTTCGTCTCCGCGCAGGTGACCGGCGGTGTCACGGACCTCGTCCCCGACGTCGAGGGACCGCTCGTCGCGGTCTGTCCGCGCGGCGAGGCCAGCGACGAGGTGGCCGCGATGCTCCGCGAGGCCGGCGTCGACGCCGTCAACCTCGCGGGCGGGATGGAGGCCTACGCTCGCGTCTACGAGGCGACCGAGCTGCCGAGCGACGCGACGGGCGACGCCACGGTCGTCCAGTACCGCCGGCCCTCCTCGGGGTGTCTCGCGTACCTCGTCGTCTCGGGGAGCGACGCGCTCGTCGTCGACCCACTGCGCGCGTTCGCCGACCGCTACGCCGCGGACGCGACCGACTACGGCGCCGAGCTCCGCTACGCCGTCGACACGCACGTCCACGCCGACCACGTCTCCGGCCTGCGCGACGTGGCCGCGGCGACCGGTGCGGCGCCCGTGATGTCCGCCCGCGCCGTCGAGCGTGGCGTCACCTTCGACGTCGAGACGGTCGGGGACGGCGACACGCTCCGAATCGGAGAGACCGAGGTCGAGGTGGTCGCCACGCCCGGCCACACGACCGGGATGGTCTCGCTGCGGGTCGGCGAGGTGCTCCTCACCGGCGACGGCCTGTTCGCGCGTGGCGTGCCGCGGCCGGACCTGCAGGAGGGCGCGGAGGGTGCCGAGGAGTACGCCCGCGAACTCCACCGCACGCTCACGGAGCGACTGGCACGGTTCGACGACGGAACCCTCGTCGCGCCGGGGCACTACACGCCCGGCGACGTGCCCAGCGCGGACGGGAGCTACACCGCCCGCCTCGGCGACCTTCGCGAGTCGCTCTCGGTGTTCTCCGAGGACCGCGAGGCGTTCGTTGAGCGCGTGCTCGCGGACGTACCGCCGCGGCCGGCCAACTTCGAGGAGATAATCGAGGCGAACCTCGGCCGTGCGGAGCTGGCCGCCGACGAGGCGTTCGAGGTGGAGCTGGGACCGAACAACTGCGCGGCCGCCGCGGACTGA